One genomic region from Microcebus murinus isolate Inina chromosome 32, M.murinus_Inina_mat1.0, whole genome shotgun sequence encodes:
- the LOC105862910 gene encoding sialic acid-binding Ig-like lectin 8: protein MLLLLALLWGMAGVEGQEGDRGGYRLQVQRVVTVQEGLCVRVPCSFSYQGDSRTDSDPVHGYWFREGADPHHDASVATNDPARKVQAETQGRFLLLWDPRSNNCSLSIRDATRRDQGSYFFHVERGRLKWSYVENKLFVHVTALTHTPDILLPGTLECGRPSTLTCSVPWACEQGTWPRISWEGASVAPQGPTIGRSSVLTLVPQPQDHGTSLTCQVTLPGASVTMTRTVHLNVSYSPQNLTVTVLRGDGSAPTVLETSSSLSVLEGQSLHLLCAVSSNPPARLSWTRESLTLYPSQPSGPLLLELPRVHLRDKGEFTCQAQNPLGSQHISLSLSLQRNPGPVAEVALVAVVGSAMKILLLCLCLIFLRVRSRRGKVQRTAGAMEDVDIVTG from the exons ATGttgctgctgctggccctgctctgggggatggcgggggtggagggacaggaaggggacaggggaggTTACAGGCTGCAAGTGCAGAGGGTGGTGACAGTGCAGGAGGGCCTGTGTGTCCGTGTGCCCTGCTCCTTCTCCTACCAAGGGGACAGCCGGACTGACTCTGACCCTGTTCATGGCTACTGGTTCAGGGAAGGGGCCGATCCACATCATGACGCTTCAGTGGCCACGAACGACCCAGCTAGGAAAGTGCAGGCAGAGACCCAGGGCCGATTCCTCCTCCTCTGGGATCCCCGGAGCAACAACTGCTCCCTGAGCATCAGAGACGCCACAAGGAGGGACCAGGGCTCATACTTTTTTCATGTGGAGCGAGGAAGGTTGAAATGGAGCTATGTAGAAAACAAGCTCTTTGTACATGTGACAG ccctgacccacACGCCCGACATCCTCCTCCCGGGGACCCTGGAGTGCGGCCGCCCCAGCACCCtgacctgctctgtgccctgggcctgTGAGCAGGGGACGTGGCCCAGGATCTCCTGGGAGGGGGCTTCCgtggctccccagggccccaccatCGGCCGCTCCTCGGTGCTCACCCTCGTCCCTCAGCCCCAGGACCACGGCACCAGCCTCACCTGCCAGGTGACCTTGCCTGGGGCCAGTGTGACCATGACAAGGACCGTCCATCTCAACGTGTCCT ACTCTCCTCAGAACTTGACGGTGACTGTCCTCCGAGGAGACGGCTCAG CACCCACTGTCCTGGAGACCAGCTCATCTCTGTCAGTCCTAGAGGGCCAATCCCTGCATCTGCTCTGTGCTGTCAGCAGCAACCCTCCTGCCAGGCTGAGCTGGACCCGGGAAAGCCTGACCCTGTACCCCTCACAACCTTCGGGACCTCTTTTGCTGGAGCTGCCTCGAGTGCATCTCAGGGATAAAGGAGAATTCACCTGCCAAGCTCAGAACCCTCTGGGCTCCCAGCACATCTCCCTGAGCCTCTCCCTGCAGC GGAACCCGGGGCCCGTGGCAGAGGTGGCTCTTGTGGCCGTCGTGGGATCTGCTATGAAGATCCTgcttctctgcctctgcctcatcTTCCTCAG AGTGAGGTCCCGCAGGGGGAAGGTGCAGCGGACAGCAGGGGCCATGGAGGATGTAGACATTGTCACAGGCTAA
- the LOC105865530 gene encoding sialic acid-binding Ig-like lectin 8 — MLLLLALLWGMAGVEGQGGHRGRYRLQVQSVVTVQEGLCVRVSCTFPYPLYGWKDSDPIHGYWFREGASVESDAPVATNDPARKVQKETQGQFLLLGDLRKNDCSLSIRDATMRVEGSYFFRVERGWMKWNYEQNKLVVHVTALTHLPDILLPGTLECGRPSTLTCSVPWACEQGTHPRISWEGASVAPQGPTIGRSSVLTLVPQPQDHGTSLTCQVTLPGAGVTRRRTVHLNVSYSPQNLTMTVFHGNGSAPTLLENGSSVSVLEGQSLRLLCAVSSNPPARLSWTRESLTLYPSQPSGPLLLELPRVHLRDEGEFTCRAQNPLGSQHLSLSLSLQSEYTGTVQPVSGGTLGAVWGAGATALVFLSLCIIFIVVRSRRRKAARTTAGMGDTGVEEADAVRVPGSRVSLIEPQADDRPQDQILGVMATTFSGQEQEVQYATLSFQKRKAQDTAGQEATGKEYSEIKIHK; from the exons atgctgctgctgctggccctgctctgggggatggcgggggtggagggacagggagggcacAGGGGACGTTACAGGCTGCAAGTGCAGAGTGTGGTGACGGTGCAGGAGGGCCTGTGTGTCCGTGTGTCCTGCACCTTCCCCTACCCTCTGTACGGCTGGAAGGACTCTGACCCTATTCATGGCTACTGGTTCCGGGAAGGGGCCAGTGTGGAGAGCGATGCTCCCGTGGCCACAAACGACCCAGCTAGGAAAGTGCAGAAGGAGACCCAGGGCCAATTCCTCCTCTTAGGGGATCTCAGGAAGAACGACTGCTCCCTGAGCATCAGAGACGCCACAATGAGGGTCGAGGGGTCATACTTTTTTCGGGTGGAGCGAGGATGGATGAAATGGAACTATGAACAAAACAAGCTGGTTGTGCATGTGACAG ccctgacccacTTGCCCGACATCCTCCTCCCGGGGACCCTGGAGTGCGGCCGCCCCAGCACCCtgacctgctctgtgccctgggcctgTGAGCAGGGGACGCACCCCAGGATCTCCTGGGAGGGGGCTTCCGTGGCCCCCCAGGGCCCCACCATCGGCCGCTCCTCGGTGCTCACCCTCGTCCCTCAGCCCCAGGACCACGGCACCAGCCTCACCTGCCAGGTGACCTTGCCTGGGGCCGGTGTGACCAGAAGGAGGACCGTCCACCTAAATGTGTCCT ACTCTCCTCAGAACCTGACCATGACTGTCTTCCATGGAAACGGCTCAG CACCCACTCTCCTGGAGAACGGCTCATCTGTGTCAGTCCTAGAGGGCCAGTCCCTGCGCCTGCTCTGTGCTGTCAGCAGCAACCCCCCTGCCAGGCTGAGCTGGACCCGGGAAAGCCTGACCCTGTACCCCTCCCAGCCCTCGGGACCTCTTTTGCTGGAACTGCCTCGAGTGCACCTCAGGGATGAAGGAGAATTCACCTGCCGAGCTCAGAACCCTCTGGGCTCCCAGCACCTCTCCCTGAGCCTCTCCCTGCAGAGTGAGTacacag GCACAGTGCAGCCTGTCTCAGGGGGGACGCTGGGGGCTGTCTGGGGAGCTGGAGCCACAGCCCTGGTCTTCCTGTCCTTGTGCATCATCTTCATCGT CGTGAGGTCCCGCAGGAGGAAGGCAGCAAGAACAACAgcgggcatgggggacacgggcgtGGAGGAGGCAGATGCTGTCAGGGTCCCAGGCTCTCGG GTGTCCCTGATTGAACCGCAGGCAGATGACAGACCCCAAGACCAGATTCTTGGAGTCATGGCCACCACCTTTTCAGGGCAGGAACAAGAGGTGCAGTATGCAACCCTCAGCTTCCAGAAGAGGAAGGCTCAGGACACTGCAGGACAGGAGGCCACAGGCAAAGAGTACTCGGAGATCAAGATCCACAAGTGA